The genomic region TGGATCGAAACGGTCCACCTCGTTCGTTTTCATTGACAAGCGATTACGTCTTGGGTTGGCTCTCCGTTTCGAACTTGGGCAGTTGCTGAAATTCAAGGGTGCGGATCGGGAACGGAATCTCGATATTCTCCTTCCGGTATCTCGCATGCAGTCGCTTGATGAACTCGTGCTTAATTGGATACTGATTCACAAACTCGCTTACCCGCAGGATCACCGTGAAACCGATGGCAAAGTCGCCGAACGTATGGTAGCGAATGAACGGTTCAAACGTCGGAACACCTCCGGGAACGTTCTGCATGACCTCCTTCGCCACTTCAATCGTCACGTGTTCCACGTGTTCCAAGTCGCTGCGGTAGGACACTCCTACCTGTAGGAGGACTGACATTTCCTTGTCCGGCTGGTTGTAGTCAATGACAATCGCGTTGGCCAGTTTCGAATTCGGCACCAGAATGATGTTGTTGGACAATTGCCGCATCGTCGTGTTGTCCCAATTGATGTCGGTGACGTAGCCTTCTTCGCCGCTTTCGAGACGGATGTAGTCGCCCGTGTTCACTTTGCGCGAAGCGATGATCTGCATTCCCGAAAACAGATTGGAGAGTGGCCCCTGCAAGGCCAGTGCGACCGCCAAGCCTGCGACGCCGAGGGCCGTCAGAATCGGCGTAATGGAGATCCCCAGATACTGAAGAATAATCAAGCCGCCGATAATGATGACCGTTCCCCGGACGACGTTGGTGAGAATGGATGCCGACCGTGAGGTGGCTTCGTCCTTTCGAGTGTAGAGATCCACCAGACCTGCAACGATCCGCGCTCCCACAAACGTCGCCGAGATGAGGAAGATCACAACAATCAGCCGCTTCGCCGTATGAAGCTGAACGGTCGAGAGGGGAAGAGTGTGAACCGCAACGTATAGTCCTGCGATGACGAGCCAGTAGACGGCCACGCCGCGAAGGACTTTGATCAGCAGATCGTCCCCTTCCCAGCTGGTGCGCTCGGCCGCTCGCTTGAGTGCCGCCAGCACGACTCGATCCAGGATAAACCCGACGATCAGTGAGCCGACGAGCACTCCGCCCGCAACTAAAACGTGGCGGAGAGTCAGTTGAATGAAAAAATCAGTGAACATGTTGAATGTGGTTCGGTTGACATTCGTCGAGACTTCGTTGGTAGGTGCTACAATGACAGGCTACGCCGATTCGCTCTCGATCATTAATACGGGAGCGAAGTCGGTGACGGGCGGGAAATCCTTGATCGTCTTGGCGATGGCGACTTTGAGGAAACTGTCTACCCAATGGAACACGTTGCTGCGCTGCGTGATTCGACGGAGCCGACGCATGCGCTCGCGACGTTCCTGTCCGTCCATGGTTAGGGCGCGATGGATGATTGCCGCCGTTCCTTTGACGTCATACGGATTCACCAACAGCGCGTCGTGTCGAAACTGTGCGGCCGCGCCGGCAAATTCGCTGAGCACCAATACTCCATCCTCATTCGGTTTGCAGGCGCAGTATTCCTTGGCCACCAGATTCATACCGTCCTTCAAAGGTGTGATCAGGGCGACGTTGGCGATGCGATAGTAGGCGAGCAGCTCGATATCGGTGAGTGAACGGAAGATGTACTGAATGGGAGTCCAACCGGGCTGCGTGAAGCGGCCGTTGATGTCGCCGATCGCTCGCTCGATTTCATCTTTCAGGACTTGATATCGTCCCACGTCCAG from bacterium harbors:
- a CDS encoding mechanosensitive ion channel family protein, coding for MFTDFFIQLTLRHVLVAGGVLVGSLIVGFILDRVVLAALKRAAERTSWEGDDLLIKVLRGVAVYWLVIAGLYVAVHTLPLSTVQLHTAKRLIVVIFLISATFVGARIVAGLVDLYTRKDEATSRSASILTNVVRGTVIIIGGLIILQYLGISITPILTALGVAGLAVALALQGPLSNLFSGMQIIASRKVNTGDYIRLESGEEGYVTDINWDNTTMRQLSNNIILVPNSKLANAIVIDYNQPDKEMSVLLQVGVSYRSDLEHVEHVTIEVAKEVMQNVPGGVPTFEPFIRYHTFGDFAIGFTVILRVSEFVNQYPIKHEFIKRLHARYRKENIEIPFPIRTLEFQQLPKFETESQPKT